Genomic window (Vigna radiata var. radiata cultivar VC1973A chromosome 1, Vradiata_ver6, whole genome shotgun sequence):
CGTGTTCACCCTTGGGTCCAACTCGACCACTACTACCATCTTTCTGTTAGCTGCCTGCCCGGATGCACGAGGCTTCACGTGCAGTCCTACCACGTAGCATTCCCGGGCCATCTTTTGGTTCGCCCTAACGGTACAGACCTCACCATCCTCTGAAGGGTATTTAAGCGCCAGATGGGGGTTGACACAATTGCTCCGAAAGCATTCGAACATGGCCGACCGAGTAGGACATTGTAAGATGTGTCTGCCTCCACAAAAAGGAAACGAACCTTCAACTCCCTTGAGTTCTTCTCCAACCCCAAACTGACTTGTAAATCAATATAACCTTTAATATCTACTCTTTCCCCTGTAAATCCTACTATCTGCTCACGAAAAGGCATGATAGCTTCCTCCGGCACATCCATTTTCTTGAATGTTTTCCAGTACAAAATATTTGCAGAACTTCCTTGATTGACTAATATCTTCCTTACTTGATACCGAGCGATCATAACAGTAATCACCATGAGATCATCCTGATCGGGATCAGGGACGTGAAAATCGTCGTCAGAGAAGGTAATTGGAGGCATTAACTTCCAAGCGATTTCTGCTCGGTTAACGTGGTGTAAATTCCGCAGGTGCCTTTTACGGGCTGAACTTGTTGGTCCTCCTCCGACAAATCCTCCTGAGATATTGTTAATCACTCCTCTCACCGTTCGGTCTCTACTTCTACTCCTACTACGCCGATCCTCTTGCTTGCGGTTATGCTTCTGACGATCAACATCATTACCCCCACCTCCAGGGGTTCCCCCTCTTCGAACAAACTGTCGTAAGTGACCTTCCTGCACTAAACTCTCTAACTTGTCTTTAAGAGTCATGCAATCCTCTGTTGTATGCCCTCTGTTCTGATGATAACGACAATACTTACTTTCATAGACCCCCAAAGGCGTTGGTGTCTTGACCACCACTAGCAGATCAACTCTAAGGGTTTCCTCCATTACTCTAGCTCGAGGAGCATTCAACGGTGTGTGATGAATATATTGGGGGACCTTGAAACGATCGTCCCCTCTTTGCCCGTTCCCCTTCTCCATCCTCCTGAACGGTCGGCGGTCACCCCTTCGGTCCTTCTCCAGTTTGCCCACGAGTTCTCCCTCTTATCTTCCCCGCTGATGAGCCCTCCCTTCTTCAACTCGAATAAAGCTTGCCAAACGGTTCTGAAGCTCGTCCATTGTTTGAAGTTCTTCAGCGTATAGATAATCCACAAAAGGCCCCGGCCATAACGCAGTTGTCAAAGCACTTACTATCATTCTCTGGTCAACATTGCGCACCTGTCGAGCGGTGCGATTGAAGCGCTCCATAAACAACTTTAAAGGTTCCTCTCTGCCTTGTCTCATTCTCACCAGTGTGGTGTACATTACCCCTGGGGTTTGGTTTGATACATACTGCTGAGCGAATAGCTGCCTTAGGGTGGCAAACCCATCTATCGACCGCGACGACAATGAATGAAACCAATCGAATGCTTCTCCCTtcaaagacaaagaaaaaaccCTACACCACACCAGCTCGCCTAAGGAGTAAACCGCCATTGCAGCCACAAAGGAACGAAGGTGTTTGGTCGGATCTGTCAAACCCTCATACCTTTCCATCGATGGCAGCAGCTTACTCTCTGGTATGATAGCCCTCATTACTCGTGCTATGAACGGGTGGAG
Coding sequences:
- the LOC106761348 gene encoding uncharacterized protein LOC106761348, which gives rise to MEKGNGQRGDDRFKVPQYIHHTPLNAPRARVMEETLRVDLLVVVKTPTPLGVYESKYCRYHQNRGHTTEDCMTLKDKLESLVQEGHLRQFVRRGGTPGGGGNDVDRQKHNRKQEDRRSRSRSRDRTVRGVINNISGGFVGGGPTSSARKRHLRNLHHVNRAEIAWKLMPPITFSDDDFHVPDPDQDDLMVITVMIARYQVRKILVNQGSSANILYWKTFKKMDVPEEAIMPFREQIVGFTGERVDIKGYIDLQVSLGLEKNSRELKVRFLFVEADTSYNVLLGRPCSNAFGAIVSTPIWRLNTLQRMVRSVPLGRTKRWPGNATW